The proteins below are encoded in one region of Nitrospira lenta:
- a CDS encoding PD-(D/E)XK nuclease family protein, with translation MKAEEVALLERFVLDNPDLERLEAILDEFNPFVAMRWTRQETRHSCFLRWLLDPSETHGLGPYFLRQFVKYIASISNQPASLSVVDLDSWSYMTTQVLTEWNNIDLLIRDDTHKLIVLIENKVDSSEHSDQLNRYRSLIEKQFPQHHKFLVYLTVDSEIASDGAFIALGYPDLIRLVSDTIKRRQDQMHPSVSAFMESYVEMLRRHIVEASEIQTLCEKIYKTHRRALEILFEYQPDRASELKDYLIGLIGNVAHLQADYSSKSYIRFIPKSLDFLPLHGEGWTLSKRMILIEIDQSGGGIKLKLLLGPGRQETRERIHAFISKQPTVFNRAGTKYYPRWWSFHSENWVTKKEYDENDIEDLKQRISARFGEFITGELRQMVKVIEGLRGESWD, from the coding sequence ATGAAAGCAGAAGAAGTCGCTCTGCTGGAACGGTTCGTTCTTGATAACCCAGACCTTGAGCGGCTTGAGGCAATTCTCGACGAATTTAACCCCTTCGTCGCAATGAGGTGGACCCGACAGGAAACCCGTCACTCCTGTTTTCTGCGATGGCTTTTAGATCCTTCAGAAACACATGGCCTGGGCCCCTACTTTCTACGCCAGTTCGTGAAATATATTGCCTCGATATCCAATCAGCCGGCCAGCTTGTCTGTTGTAGATTTGGACAGCTGGTCTTACATGACCACCCAGGTATTGACTGAGTGGAACAATATCGATCTCCTCATCCGTGACGATACCCACAAGCTTATAGTGCTCATTGAAAACAAAGTAGACAGCAGTGAGCACAGCGATCAGCTCAATCGATACCGAAGTCTTATAGAGAAGCAGTTTCCACAGCATCACAAATTCTTGGTGTATCTGACTGTCGATAGCGAAATAGCCTCCGATGGGGCTTTCATTGCCCTTGGATACCCAGATCTCATACGGCTAGTGAGCGATACGATCAAAAGACGACAGGATCAGATGCATCCTTCTGTAAGCGCATTCATGGAGTCGTATGTTGAGATGCTGAGGAGGCATATCGTGGAAGCTTCAGAAATTCAAACGCTGTGTGAAAAGATCTACAAGACGCACAGGCGTGCTCTCGAGATCTTGTTCGAATATCAACCGGACCGAGCGTCTGAGCTTAAGGACTATCTTATCGGCTTGATCGGAAACGTAGCGCATTTGCAGGCAGACTACAGTTCCAAATCCTATATCCGTTTCATACCCAAGTCTCTGGACTTTCTTCCCCTACACGGAGAGGGGTGGACTCTGTCCAAACGCATGATTCTTATTGAGATTGACCAGTCAGGAGGCGGGATCAAACTCAAACTATTACTCGGGCCTGGTCGACAGGAAACCCGTGAGCGCATTCATGCCTTTATTTCCAAGCAACCAACTGTATTCAATCGTGCTGGAACAAAGTATTACCCGCGCTGGTGGTCATTCCATAGTGAAAATTGGGTGACGAAGAAAGAGTACGATGAAAACGACATCGAGGATCTTAAACAGCGCATTAGCGCCAGGTTTGGAGAGTTTATCACCGGTGAATTGAGACAAATGGTGAAGGTCATTGAAGGTCTACGCGGAGAGTCCTGGGACTAA
- a CDS encoding DEAD/DEAH box helicase: protein MNRHVNAIAGRLSLRHPQRHSLEILDRLTEIVPPKKGADIAASLAAIKSEFPTVTDFEREFPSLCFALATGVGKTRLMGAFISYLHLAHGINHFFVLAPNLTIYNKLITDFTPNTPKYVFTGIAEFATEPPTIITGDNYESGVAARLTSLPGFGQEVHINIFNISKINSEVRGGKAPRIKRLSEYIGQSYFEYLAGLDDLVLLMDESHRYRASAGVRAINELKPVLGLELTATPFVESPKGPVPFKNVIYDYSLAKAMADGFVKEPAVVTQKNFNPSQFNAAQLEQIKLEDGVRLHENTKVELETYARQTGQRVVKPFMLIIARDITHAGHLMQQFQSLFEGRYKNRVIQVDSSKTGAEEDEMVQHLLAVESPDEPTEIVIHVNMLKEGWDVTNLYTIVPLRAANARTLIEQSIGRGLRLPYGKRTGVSTVDRLNIVAHDRFQEIIDEANKPDSMIRLTQVILDPATDLQKMRTVVAQSKIEEQLHGASLTGPAGGPPQATPIFSGEVERGIAQAVYKVIQKYENLPSSNDLLKPEIQAQIVEEVKQSVTPSQQALPGMAAVPSIAEVVAKTAQLVVRQSIDIPRILVVPRGETTTGFHAFTLDCSNIHYQPVERDLLIQHLRTHEQETLTYGGRMQPEQRLEDYLVRGLVDFDDISYDEHSDLLYDLAGQLVRHLRSYLSEEDARNVLIYHQKQLAAFVHAQMQEHHWEKATGYDVVVSKGFTDLKPSAYTARNGEPVQDFRQTVEDRSRISQMLFGGFQRGLYSVQKFDSDTERRLAIILDRDSQKWFRPSSGQFQISYKQGVSQHDYQPDFVAETSDCIYMLEPKAKNEMTSPDVLAKKEAAVTWCTRATTHALSNGGKPWKYVLLPHDMVDQNMTLSGLASQFAVS, encoded by the coding sequence ATGAATCGACATGTCAACGCGATTGCTGGACGATTAAGCCTGCGCCATCCGCAACGGCACTCACTGGAAATTCTCGACCGCCTCACAGAGATAGTGCCTCCTAAGAAGGGAGCGGACATTGCTGCCTCGCTGGCAGCAATCAAGAGCGAATTCCCAACCGTTACCGACTTTGAACGCGAGTTTCCATCTCTCTGTTTTGCCCTTGCCACTGGCGTCGGCAAGACAAGGCTCATGGGGGCCTTCATCAGCTACCTGCATCTTGCGCATGGCATCAACCACTTCTTTGTCCTGGCGCCGAACCTGACCATCTACAACAAGCTGATTACTGACTTTACTCCGAACACTCCGAAGTATGTTTTTACCGGGATCGCTGAGTTTGCGACCGAGCCACCGACTATTATCACGGGAGACAACTACGAGTCCGGTGTCGCGGCTCGACTTACGTCCTTGCCTGGGTTTGGGCAAGAGGTCCACATCAACATCTTCAATATCTCGAAGATCAACTCGGAAGTCCGAGGCGGGAAAGCGCCACGGATTAAGCGCCTGTCTGAGTACATTGGCCAGAGTTACTTCGAGTATTTGGCGGGTCTCGACGATCTCGTCCTCCTTATGGACGAATCCCACCGCTATCGGGCGTCGGCTGGTGTGCGGGCCATTAACGAACTCAAGCCAGTGCTTGGGTTAGAGCTCACCGCTACTCCGTTTGTGGAGTCCCCCAAAGGCCCGGTGCCATTTAAGAACGTGATCTATGACTACTCGCTGGCCAAAGCGATGGCCGATGGCTTTGTCAAAGAACCGGCGGTGGTCACGCAGAAGAATTTCAACCCGAGTCAGTTCAATGCCGCTCAACTGGAGCAGATCAAGCTGGAAGATGGCGTGCGCCTTCACGAGAACACAAAAGTTGAACTAGAAACCTACGCGAGACAGACGGGGCAGCGAGTGGTGAAGCCCTTTATGCTCATTATTGCCCGCGACATAACTCACGCTGGTCACTTGATGCAACAGTTTCAATCGCTTTTTGAGGGCAGGTACAAGAACAGGGTCATTCAGGTCGACTCCAGCAAGACCGGCGCAGAAGAAGACGAGATGGTTCAGCACCTCCTCGCCGTCGAAAGTCCGGACGAGCCGACCGAGATCGTGATTCACGTGAATATGTTGAAGGAAGGGTGGGATGTCACGAATCTCTACACGATTGTCCCGCTGCGAGCCGCTAACGCGAGAACCCTTATCGAGCAATCTATTGGCCGCGGTCTCCGGCTTCCCTATGGCAAGCGCACTGGGGTGAGTACCGTGGACCGCCTGAACATCGTGGCCCACGACCGGTTCCAGGAAATCATCGATGAAGCCAACAAGCCGGACTCCATGATCCGCCTGACGCAGGTGATTCTCGATCCGGCGACAGATTTGCAGAAGATGCGAACAGTGGTCGCGCAATCAAAGATTGAGGAACAGTTGCACGGGGCCTCCCTCACTGGCCCTGCTGGTGGGCCGCCGCAAGCCACGCCTATTTTTTCAGGCGAGGTGGAGCGAGGGATCGCGCAGGCGGTGTATAAGGTCATTCAGAAATACGAGAACCTGCCGTCTTCGAATGACCTCTTAAAGCCAGAGATTCAGGCACAGATTGTTGAAGAGGTGAAACAATCCGTCACGCCAAGTCAGCAGGCCCTACCGGGCATGGCCGCGGTCCCGAGCATTGCAGAGGTTGTCGCTAAAACGGCGCAACTGGTAGTGCGGCAATCGATCGATATTCCAAGGATTCTTGTCGTGCCACGGGGTGAAACGACCACCGGCTTTCATGCCTTTACCTTGGACTGTTCAAACATCCATTACCAGCCGGTCGAGCGGGACCTGCTGATCCAGCACCTTCGTACCCATGAGCAGGAGACTTTGACTTATGGCGGACGGATGCAGCCAGAGCAGCGGCTTGAAGATTATCTAGTCCGAGGACTCGTTGATTTCGATGACATCAGCTACGACGAGCACTCCGATTTGCTGTATGACCTCGCCGGTCAATTGGTCAGACACCTTCGCTCATATCTCTCAGAAGAGGATGCGAGAAACGTACTCATCTACCATCAGAAACAGCTCGCCGCTTTCGTTCATGCTCAGATGCAGGAACATCATTGGGAGAAGGCGACGGGTTACGATGTCGTAGTGAGTAAGGGGTTCACTGACCTGAAGCCCAGTGCCTATACAGCGAGAAATGGAGAACCAGTGCAGGATTTTCGTCAGACCGTCGAGGATCGGAGCCGGATTTCGCAGATGCTCTTTGGTGGATTTCAGCGAGGCCTCTATTCCGTCCAGAAGTTTGACTCCGACACCGAACGACGTTTGGCCATTATCCTAGATCGAGACTCACAGAAGTGGTTCCGTCCGTCCTCAGGACAATTTCAGATTTCCTACAAGCAAGGTGTTTCGCAGCACGACTACCAACCTGATTTTGTTGCCGAGACATCGGACTGCATTTACATGCTCGAGCCCAAAGCAAAGAACGAGATGACCTCACCGGATGTGCTTGCCAAGAAGGAGGCCGCGGTCACCTGGTGCACCCGCGCCACGACTCACGCCCTGAGCAACGGCGGCAAGCCTTGGAAGTATGTACTCCTCCCACACGACATGGTCGACCAGAACATGACCCTGTCAGGATTGGCATCGCAGTTTGCTGTGAGCTGA
- a CDS encoding site-specific DNA-methyltransferase, producing the protein MTRKPKLELTWIGKENRPKLEPRILLEDREKSYHASHRVTDHDLFDNRLIFGDNLLALKALEQEFTGKVKCIYIDPPYNTGSAFEHYDDGLEHSIWLSLMYDRLDLLRNLLRSDGSIWMTIDDNECHYLRVLCDEVFGRRNFVANIVWQKAYTSNQTAKHLSNTHDHVLVYAKEIDTFTVRKLPRTQEQIQKFSNSDNDPRGSWKAENLSAGKFYSAGQFAIKGPTGQEFFPPKGRYWRCNEAQYLTWLADKRITFGRSGEGRPMLKKFLSEMEDGLTANTWWTHEETGSNKEASIDLKAMFGDKSDVFQTPKPEKLLRRILTLATDPEDLVLDSFAGSGTTGAVAHKMGRRWIMVELGEHCQTHIIPRIKKVIDGEDKGGITEAVGWNGGGGFRYYHLAPSLLEKDKWGNWVVNKAYNPAMLAQAVCKLEGFIYAPSDAIYWQQGHSTERDFIYVTTQNLSHDQLQALSDEVGEERSLLVLCPAFRGKPDKYPNLTIKKIPKTVLTRCEWGHDDYSLKIENLPKAPIPPGQMEMLGEEAKS; encoded by the coding sequence ATGACAAGAAAACCAAAACTCGAACTCACCTGGATTGGGAAAGAGAACCGGCCGAAGCTGGAGCCGCGCATCCTGCTGGAGGACCGCGAGAAGTCCTACCACGCGTCGCATCGGGTCACCGATCACGACCTATTCGACAACCGGCTCATCTTCGGCGACAACCTCCTTGCCTTGAAGGCCCTTGAACAGGAGTTCACCGGCAAGGTCAAGTGCATTTACATCGATCCGCCCTATAACACGGGCAGCGCATTCGAGCATTATGACGATGGTTTGGAGCACTCTATTTGGCTTTCGTTGATGTATGACCGACTAGATCTTTTGCGCAATCTGTTAAGAAGCGATGGTTCAATTTGGATGACGATCGACGACAACGAGTGCCACTACCTTCGTGTGCTATGTGATGAAGTCTTTGGTAGGAGAAACTTTGTTGCGAATATCGTTTGGCAAAAAGCCTACACTTCCAACCAAACCGCCAAGCATTTGTCTAATACGCATGATCATGTCCTGGTCTACGCAAAGGAGATCGATACCTTCACTGTAAGAAAGCTCCCACGCACACAGGAGCAAATCCAAAAGTTCAGCAATTCTGACAATGATCCGCGAGGTTCCTGGAAAGCTGAGAATTTATCAGCTGGGAAATTTTATTCAGCTGGCCAATTCGCCATAAAAGGCCCAACAGGTCAGGAGTTTTTCCCGCCAAAGGGACGCTATTGGCGGTGCAATGAAGCTCAATATCTAACTTGGCTTGCAGACAAACGAATTACTTTTGGACGTAGTGGTGAAGGGCGTCCCATGCTGAAAAAGTTTCTCTCAGAAATGGAAGACGGCCTCACGGCAAACACCTGGTGGACACATGAGGAGACAGGAAGCAACAAGGAAGCAAGCATTGATCTAAAAGCAATGTTCGGCGACAAATCAGATGTGTTTCAAACTCCGAAGCCTGAAAAACTACTCCGCCGAATTTTAACATTGGCGACTGATCCAGAAGATTTGGTTCTCGACTCTTTCGCCGGCTCCGGCACCACGGGCGCGGTGGCTCATAAGATGGGGCGGCGCTGGATTATGGTTGAATTAGGCGAGCACTGCCAGACGCACATTATTCCTCGGATCAAGAAGGTCATTGATGGTGAGGACAAGGGCGGTATTACCGAGGCTGTTGGGTGGAACGGCGGTGGCGGATTCCGATACTACCATCTGGCACCATCGTTACTTGAGAAAGACAAGTGGGGTAACTGGGTTGTCAACAAAGCCTACAATCCGGCCATGCTGGCTCAGGCGGTTTGTAAGCTGGAAGGTTTCATCTACGCGCCAAGTGATGCCATCTATTGGCAGCAGGGACATTCCACTGAGCGGGATTTCATCTACGTCACGACTCAGAACCTGAGCCATGATCAGTTGCAGGCATTGAGCGATGAAGTTGGCGAAGAGCGGTCGCTCCTCGTGCTATGTCCTGCTTTCCGAGGCAAGCCCGATAAATATCCCAATCTTACGATTAAGAAGATTCCCAAGACCGTGCTCACCCGCTGTGAATGGGGCCATGACGATTACAGTCTGAAGATTGAGAACTTGCCCAAAGCTCCGATTCCGCCTGGCCAAATGGAAATGCTTGGCGAAGAGGCGAAATCATGA
- a CDS encoding S8 family peptidase codes for MPAYPHLKIDREQPVNEKRPVGRVITRPPENIPAHARRLHASLERARESATQSLGGFDDRLLFKLQIGSFAPDQLERINGVEVISQEDGGYALAFANIEALETFEARLATLERGRQITRKEIFFALQAFENWTEEDRKGWALQHEGLPARDNFMLDVELWPIRTNTSRREMINHFNFWLGQEGIENLDSINVDSLVLYRVRASQEQALRLLHHRDVRTVDLPPRFQLEIEALQFDIQQVGNIPAPPANAPFIAVLDSGVASGHPMIRMAMADAQGFLPPDRSADDDQGHGTHVAGIALYGDVEECFESRSFEPQLRLLSGRILDAQAEGNPRLIENLVEEAVRYFHEQYRCRIFNLSYGDVNKPYTGGRVKWLAYTLDRLSRELDVLFVIPTGNFNDVPSDWLRSEYPEYLLRDDASLIDPAPALNALTVGSIARWDQTANSSRWPHDPRERPIAQRDQPSPFTRCGASAKGAIKPDLVSYGGNWALHLVTGHRVTQRLGELSTSRAFLTDGRLLSDASGTSYAAPHVAHLAARTLGELPANSSINLVRAVLVANAKIPPASAVLFDKDEERLSRTVGYGMVNPSSLYRSTEEELILIAEEALADKRHHFYELPIPDGFLNGTPRSRRRQLTVALAYCPPVKTTRVDYKAVRMDFRVVKAESLAAVVKMFNRATSRDEYERMSEWGSNKWAYGASIRSKGTVQSATWTLRKRLSGQLFVVVTRNDYGWVGDNSIDERYALAIRMSDRENQEARLYTQINTMLQVRQRERVRVRTRT; via the coding sequence ATGCCCGCTTATCCGCATCTGAAGATTGATCGAGAACAGCCGGTTAATGAGAAACGCCCAGTCGGACGCGTTATCACGCGACCACCAGAAAACATTCCCGCACATGCACGCCGACTCCACGCAAGCCTTGAGCGTGCCCGTGAATCTGCCACTCAGAGCCTTGGTGGATTTGACGATCGATTATTGTTCAAACTCCAAATTGGGAGTTTTGCTCCAGATCAACTTGAAAGGATCAATGGGGTTGAGGTTATCAGTCAAGAGGACGGTGGCTATGCGTTGGCATTCGCGAATATTGAAGCATTGGAGACCTTTGAAGCACGACTTGCGACACTGGAGCGAGGCCGCCAGATAACGCGAAAGGAAATATTTTTTGCACTTCAGGCTTTTGAGAATTGGACTGAAGAAGATCGTAAGGGCTGGGCGCTTCAGCATGAAGGATTGCCAGCAAGAGACAATTTCATGCTTGATGTCGAGCTATGGCCCATTCGCACAAACACCTCTAGAAGGGAAATGATCAATCACTTTAATTTTTGGTTGGGTCAGGAGGGCATAGAAAATCTAGATAGTATCAATGTCGATAGCCTTGTGTTGTATCGAGTTCGAGCAAGCCAGGAACAAGCGTTGCGCTTGTTGCACCATCGAGACGTCCGCACGGTTGATCTGCCTCCAAGATTTCAGTTAGAGATTGAGGCGCTACAGTTCGATATCCAACAAGTGGGGAATATCCCTGCCCCGCCTGCAAACGCACCATTCATTGCTGTTCTAGATAGTGGAGTTGCATCGGGGCACCCAATGATCAGAATGGCAATGGCAGATGCACAAGGCTTTCTGCCTCCGGATCGTTCTGCCGATGATGATCAAGGCCACGGTACACATGTTGCCGGAATTGCTCTCTATGGTGATGTTGAGGAATGTTTCGAATCGCGGTCGTTTGAACCACAGCTACGACTTCTTTCTGGTCGCATTCTAGATGCTCAGGCAGAAGGCAATCCACGCTTGATCGAAAATCTAGTGGAAGAAGCGGTTCGCTATTTTCATGAGCAGTACCGCTGCCGCATTTTCAATCTCTCCTATGGTGATGTAAATAAACCTTATACCGGTGGTCGTGTGAAGTGGTTGGCCTACACACTGGATCGACTCTCTCGCGAATTAGATGTTCTGTTTGTGATTCCAACCGGCAACTTTAACGATGTTCCTTCAGATTGGCTACGCTCCGAGTACCCGGAATATCTACTCAGAGATGATGCTTCTCTAATTGATCCGGCTCCTGCCCTGAATGCGTTAACCGTCGGAAGTATAGCCCGCTGGGATCAGACGGCAAATTCATCGCGTTGGCCACATGACCCACGAGAGCGTCCTATCGCTCAACGAGATCAACCATCTCCATTTACCCGGTGTGGAGCATCCGCCAAAGGTGCAATCAAGCCCGATCTTGTGAGCTATGGAGGGAACTGGGCATTGCATTTGGTAACGGGGCATCGTGTAACTCAGCGGTTGGGGGAGCTATCGACATCAAGAGCATTTCTGACCGATGGCCGATTGCTTTCCGATGCTAGCGGTACTAGCTACGCAGCACCCCATGTCGCGCATCTAGCTGCTCGAACACTTGGAGAATTGCCGGCCAACAGTAGCATAAATTTAGTCAGGGCAGTGCTGGTCGCCAACGCCAAGATTCCTCCGGCCTCCGCGGTGCTTTTCGATAAAGATGAGGAGCGCCTGAGCCGAACTGTTGGCTATGGCATGGTCAATCCCTCAAGTCTTTACCGTTCCACGGAGGAGGAATTAATTCTGATTGCCGAGGAGGCTCTTGCTGACAAGCGTCATCATTTCTATGAATTGCCAATACCCGATGGCTTTCTAAACGGGACGCCGCGATCAAGGCGGCGCCAATTGACTGTTGCCCTCGCATACTGCCCTCCAGTGAAAACGACGCGAGTGGATTATAAGGCTGTCCGAATGGATTTTAGAGTGGTCAAGGCAGAATCGCTTGCTGCGGTCGTCAAAATGTTCAATCGAGCCACATCCCGAGATGAATATGAGCGGATGAGCGAATGGGGAAGCAATAAGTGGGCGTATGGGGCGAGTATCCGTTCAAAAGGCACTGTCCAATCGGCGACGTGGACACTTAGGAAAAGACTGTCTGGGCAGCTTTTTGTAGTAGTGACACGTAACGATTATGGCTGGGTAGGGGACAACTCTATCGATGAGCGGTATGCATTGGCTATCCGAATGAGCGACCGAGAGAACCAGGAAGCCCGCCTTTATACTCAAATTAATACCATGCTCCAGGTTCGCCAGAGAGAACGTGTTCGAGTGAGAACACGCACGTGA
- a CDS encoding AAA family ATPase has translation MASGKILRQLIKAGANGDTAAFRQASEAIIQEEREKQHHLLANDLERILYGDTFQPQPLRHGLKEHIPIDQERGLPLLIVREPARRMDEVVLTPEAKQVVEDVLEQHNRGDVLRSYGMRPSDRLLFCGPPGCGKTVTAEVIATELDRPLALIRLDSVVSSYLGETAANLRKVFDFIESISTVALFDEFDALGKERADASEHGELKRVVNAVLQMLDAYQGKSLIIAATNHEGILDSAIWRRFEEVVVFPPPSGKETVELLGLKSRGVRRDFEANDKKVLTLFKGRSHADIERILRRAIKEMILKGQEFLSIGHLKRAHEREIPRDTRLKMGKSKNARLSASED, from the coding sequence ATGGCTAGTGGCAAGATATTAAGGCAGTTGATAAAGGCAGGGGCTAATGGAGATACCGCTGCTTTTCGTCAGGCATCTGAAGCCATTATTCAGGAAGAGCGTGAAAAACAGCATCATCTCCTTGCGAATGACCTTGAGCGCATCCTTTATGGAGATACCTTTCAGCCTCAGCCATTACGACATGGCTTAAAGGAGCACATCCCCATCGATCAAGAGCGCGGGCTGCCTTTGCTAATTGTACGGGAGCCCGCGCGCCGAATGGATGAAGTGGTGCTTACGCCAGAGGCAAAACAGGTTGTGGAAGATGTATTGGAGCAGCATAACCGGGGAGATGTTTTAAGAAGTTATGGCATGCGCCCTTCCGACCGCTTACTCTTCTGTGGGCCTCCCGGCTGTGGAAAGACCGTTACTGCTGAAGTAATTGCTACGGAACTGGACCGCCCATTAGCACTCATTCGACTGGACAGCGTGGTGTCCTCCTACCTGGGAGAAACCGCTGCTAACCTACGAAAAGTCTTTGATTTTATTGAAAGCATCTCAACGGTTGCACTGTTTGATGAATTTGACGCTTTGGGGAAAGAGCGTGCCGATGCTAGTGAGCATGGCGAACTCAAGCGTGTGGTTAATGCCGTGCTTCAAATGCTTGATGCTTACCAAGGCAAGAGTTTAATCATTGCTGCAACGAATCACGAAGGAATTCTGGATTCGGCTATTTGGCGACGATTTGAAGAGGTTGTTGTATTTCCACCGCCAAGTGGAAAGGAGACTGTCGAGCTTCTTGGGCTGAAATCACGTGGAGTCCGTCGCGATTTTGAAGCAAACGACAAGAAAGTACTGACTCTATTTAAGGGCAGATCCCATGCCGACATTGAACGTATTTTGCGCAGAGCCATTAAAGAGATGATTCTTAAAGGCCAAGAGTTTCTATCGATCGGACATCTTAAACGAGCACACGAACGCGAAATCCCAAGAGATACACGGCTGAAGATGGGGAAGAGCAAGAATGCCCGCTTATCCGCATCTGAAGATTGA
- a CDS encoding ATP-binding protein, with the protein MRLVQLRLSHFRGYKEETSVDLDDLVVLIGKNDSGKSSLLDAMNIFLNDLVPEQDDRCVHATDQKVDITCVFDDLPSQIVIDEQYPTDLASEYLLDQSGRFVAKKVFTCTGTGKVKAATVYALAYHPTADKYDDLLTLTNAKLKQRAKDLSVDLKTVNQTINTSLRRAIWNHAADLERQQIEIELKSEAAERIWEQLRKHFPVFALFKSDRPSTDQDSEAQDPLKLAIKEAIKSQEDTLNIIAQRVKQEVQSIANKTVEKIAEMNPELARELTPRVTNKNWDSLFSVSLTGDNDIPINKRGSGTRRLVLLNFFRAQAEKDAEGKASNIIYAIEEPETSQHPHNQRLLVDAIQDLASNDGCQVILTTHTPVLARSFPQSSLRFVTQRNGWPDIHSGHDEGTLTEITASLGVLPDHGIKAFWGVEGRHDITFLKEISRILNQAGESVPDLEEAEEDGRLVFVPLGGSNLDLWVSRLKGFNRPEFYLMDRDTEPPASPKYQPIATQLSQRSNCTAWITKKREIENYIHPDVIKAECPSYSGAGHAFEDVPVLLAKALHEASDTTQTWADLQANQEKLGKKVSNAKRRLCGHFTLKMTPQYLTQIDPDNEVRLWLQTLGQALSATE; encoded by the coding sequence GTGCGCCTAGTTCAGCTGAGATTGTCCCATTTCCGTGGCTATAAGGAAGAAACCTCGGTAGACCTCGATGATCTCGTCGTGCTCATTGGCAAGAATGACTCAGGGAAGTCGTCATTGCTGGATGCTATGAATATCTTCTTGAATGATCTTGTGCCTGAGCAAGACGACCGCTGTGTTCATGCAACCGATCAGAAGGTAGACATCACCTGTGTGTTTGATGATCTCCCCAGCCAGATTGTAATTGATGAGCAATACCCAACAGATTTGGCGAGCGAATATCTATTGGATCAGAGCGGTCGGTTTGTGGCGAAGAAGGTTTTTACATGCACTGGAACAGGTAAGGTAAAAGCCGCGACTGTCTATGCCCTTGCGTATCATCCAACCGCTGACAAGTATGACGATCTGCTAACTCTCACCAATGCCAAGTTGAAGCAGCGAGCGAAAGACCTCAGTGTTGATCTGAAAACTGTGAATCAGACCATCAATACTTCCCTCCGAAGGGCCATCTGGAACCATGCTGCCGATTTGGAGCGTCAACAGATTGAGATTGAGTTAAAGTCAGAGGCTGCAGAAAGGATCTGGGAGCAGTTGAGAAAGCATTTCCCAGTCTTCGCTTTATTTAAATCTGACAGGCCAAGTACAGACCAAGATTCTGAGGCGCAGGATCCGTTGAAATTAGCCATCAAAGAAGCCATCAAATCGCAAGAGGATACACTCAACATCATTGCGCAGCGCGTCAAGCAGGAAGTGCAAAGCATAGCCAACAAGACGGTTGAAAAGATTGCCGAGATGAACCCTGAATTGGCAAGGGAATTAACCCCCAGGGTCACAAACAAGAATTGGGATAGCCTCTTTTCGGTCAGCCTAACCGGAGACAACGACATTCCGATCAATAAACGTGGCAGTGGCACTCGCAGGCTTGTACTCCTAAATTTCTTTCGCGCACAGGCAGAAAAGGATGCGGAGGGCAAAGCCAGCAATATCATCTATGCCATAGAAGAGCCTGAAACAAGTCAGCATCCACACAACCAGAGACTGCTTGTCGATGCAATTCAAGATCTAGCAAGTAATGACGGTTGCCAAGTGATCTTGACCACGCATACCCCAGTCTTAGCTCGGAGCTTTCCCCAGAGTTCCCTTCGTTTTGTGACGCAGAGAAATGGCTGGCCTGATATCCACAGTGGGCATGATGAGGGGACCCTTACCGAGATTACTGCGTCACTTGGAGTTTTACCTGATCACGGTATTAAGGCATTTTGGGGTGTTGAAGGCAGGCATGACATCACGTTTCTTAAAGAAATATCTCGAATCCTCAATCAGGCAGGCGAATCAGTGCCTGATTTGGAAGAAGCGGAGGAAGATGGAAGGTTGGTCTTTGTACCATTGGGAGGAAGTAACCTCGACCTCTGGGTATCCAGACTTAAGGGCTTCAACAGGCCTGAGTTTTACCTGATGGATAGAGATACGGAACCGCCAGCCTCCCCCAAATATCAACCAATCGCGACACAGCTAAGCCAGCGGAGTAACTGCACCGCCTGGATAACAAAGAAAAGAGAAATTGAGAATTACATCCATCCAGATGTGATTAAGGCAGAGTGCCCTTCGTATTCTGGTGCCGGTCACGCGTTTGAGGATGTGCCTGTACTTTTAGCCAAAGCCCTACACGAAGCGAGCGACACAACTCAGACGTGGGCTGATCTCCAGGCCAATCAAGAAAAGTTGGGGAAAAAGGTTTCGAATGCCAAACGGCGACTGTGCGGTCACTTTACCCTTAAAATGACACCTCAATATCTCACTCAGATTGATCCAGACAATGAAGTGCGACTATGGTTGCAGACGCTTGGACAGGCACTCAGCGCGACGGAATAG